ATATTTTTTAATGTTTTCTATTAACTTCAAGTAAGATTCTCTGTTAGCTTTGAAGCAATTACATTTTCTACCTATAAAATTATTATTCTCTTCAATTAAACTATCAATACTTAATGACACCCAATCTAAATGGTCCTTTAAACTTTCTAAAAAATTGTCTGTTATCATACTTCCATTACTAACAAGCATTGTTGTCATTCCCAACTCTTTTGAATATTTTATTAACTCCACTAAATCCTTGTCTAACAGAGGTTCTCCACCTACAAATGTCATTTTGTCAAAATATTTAGATGATTTTTTTATAATTAATTTTTTTTCTACTAAGCTTAAATTTGTTTTAGTTGCTTCTTCAAATGTAGCAAAACAATATTTACATCCCATATTACAATTTCTAGTTAAATGATAATTTATAGCTAATTTTTCCATAAAATCTCTCCTTTGTTATTTATTATAACTAAGGATACCATTATGTTATGACAAAAAATCTTATGATTTTACAAAATTTGATTATAATAAAAAAACTAACAAAAATAAATTTGCTAGTTTTGAGTTACAGTCCTTGTTTTATATGGATATAGTAGTTAACAACTGTTTCAGATATAAATAACACAAGATTGACTGCGTTACAATCCTTGTTTTATATGGATATAGTAGTTAACCGTATCATTCTGCAAAGAGTTACAAGACAATTATAGTTACAATCCTTGTTTTATATGGATATAGTAGTTAACAGACAAAGATAATGCCGAAGTAGTATTAAAGCAGGTTACAATCCTTGTTTTATATGGATATAGTAGTTAACGGTATTGAAAGTACTTCTATATGTACTTCTTTACCATCTGGTAGGTTACAATCCTTGTTTTATATGGATATAGTAGTTAACCTAATGAAACTTAGCAAATCATCAGTTGTTGAAAATGCTGTTACAATCCTTGTTTTATATGGATATAGTAGTTAACTTCCAAAGAGAGGCTTTAGACTCTAAATCAACTGAAGGTTACAATCCTTGTTTTATATGGATATAGTAGTTAACCTAAACCCATATCTAGGAGGCGAAAAATGGAATTAGTTACAATCCTTGTTTTATATGGATATAGTAGTTAACTCATGATTGGATCAAAGATGCTTTAATGAATTTTGTTACAATCCTTGTTTTATATGGATATAGTAGTTAACCCGTAATTTTGACCTAAACCTTCTATCTATGAGTATTATAGCATATAAAATGCTAAGTTAAAAGAGGATATTTTTAGGTAAAAAAATAGATGATTTTCCGTGTTTTTTTGATTTTTTTGTAATTTTAAGTTTTTGTAGAGCTCTACTAGAGAAGAAGTTGACCACTTTAAAGGTGTTCTCTTTCTAGGAGTAATATTTTTTGTATATGAACATTATAAAAATAATCAATTTTTAAATTAAAAAACTTACTTTTTATAATCATTTAGCCATCCTCTAATAAACAAGAATATTAGTAAGCCTATTAGTTTAAGCACATATACTATCTCGTCCATTATATCACCACCAACATTAGTATTAACACCGCTACTATCGGAATTAAATACGTTAGTAATGTTGCACATGCTGCAAATACTCCTACCAATAGTCCTATCAGTATTGGTAGGAGTATAACTAATATTATTAAAAGTATTGTAGTTATCATAATGCACCTCCTATTATACTTAAAACTAATGTAATAGGTAGAATTATACCAACTGTAATTCCTAAGTCTTAATCCCTTTCAGGGATAAATTGTCATTCTGACTTAGAATGCTACCATACATTGGGACTATATACGATAAGTCTTAATCCCTTTCAGGGATAAATTGTCATTCTGACCAATTATAACGCTCTCTTAAGAGGTATAAACTCTAAAGTCTTAATCCCTTTCAGGGATAAATTGTCATTCTGACATGGGGATATTGGTGCGTCCGCTAAGTGTCATATTGACATGTCTTAATCCCTTTCAGGGATAAATTGTCATTCTGACGAAATAAGCTTTCACCGAAGTGAAAGCCTATATCATCGTCTTAATCCCTTTCAGGGATAAATTGTCATTCTGACTTTGTTTATATACCTGCAATGATGAGCAATGATGAGATGTAGTCTTAATCCCTTTCAGGGATAAATTGTCATTCTGACACTCGATGATAGAGTCTATTGACAGATACATGGATATTAGTCTTAATCCCTTTCAGGGATAAATTGTCATTCTGACTTTCGACAAAATTAATACGGGAGTTCTTAAGTCTGCATTGTCTTAATCCCTTTCAGGGATAAATTGTCATTCTGACTTCCCAGACAACATTGCAAGAACACAATACTTATCAAAGTCTTAATCCCTTTCAGGGATAAATTGTCATTCTGACCTAAAAGAATAGACTCATATAATGAGTCTATAATATGGTCTTAATCCCTTTCAGGGATAAATTGTCATTCTGACTTGCATTTATTGCTTTAATGTTAATAGGATTGCTCGGTATGTCTTAATCCCTTTCAGGGATAAATTGTCATTCTGACTTACAATGTAGTCACAGCTACTATGGAATACAATGAAGGAAGTCTTAATCCCTTTCAGGGATAAATTGTCATTCTGACCTGCAATGGAAGAACATATAAAATCTCTTGAAGCAGAGTCTTAATCCCTTTCAGGGATAAATTGTCATTCTGACTAACATAAATTATCAATATAATAAAGTGCAGATTAAGTCTTAATCCCTTTCAGGGATAAATTGTCATTCTGACTTAAAAGATTTCTATATCGAAAACGAAGGATATGAGTCTTAATCCCTTTCAGGGATAAATTGTCATTCTGACCCGTGAACTTTCATAGAGTTCTCAATTATAGAGTGTTTATAGTGGTTTTTCTTTTAGTAAATTTTAGTGATTTTTTATGATTTTTGTACTCACTAGGATAGAAAACAGTTGTAATTTGTCTACTAAAGTATGATATTTAGTAAAAATTTAGCTGGTTAAATCTCCCTACTACTGAATAATTTTTACACTCACTAATTTGTCCACGAAAAAATTTTCGGGGTTTGTAACATCATTATAGCACATAAAAAGAAGTATTGTAAATACAAAATAAGAAGAGAGCACACAAGCGGTATAGAAGACTAAACCCAACTTACTTTCTTCATATTTGAAAATAAAAATGCACAAGCGATATATTAACTAAATCCAACTTATTTTTATTTTTAAATAACCTCATATATTTTATATCATCTAAAATATAATTGCAATACCTTTATTTTTTACTGTACAGTTTTGAAAAAGGTGACCTTTACAGCCACCTGTAGCTTTATTTCTTTCTGATAAGTGCCCAACCCATAGGATATATATCAGTTACCACCTTAGTTTTAGGATCATTTATCTTAATATTTCTACCTTTGTTATAAAGGTTAAATGTGGATGAATTGAATCCTGCTCCTTGTCCAATTCTAATTAAAGCCTCATCCTCAGAGGATTCTTCCGTAATTTTATCCAAAATCTTTTCAATCTCTTTACAAACCTTTTCTGATTCTTTATTTTTATTCTCTTTAAAAAAAGCTAATTCATCATCTAAAAGTTTTCTAGCTTTAGCATTTAAATGGTTAAATAAATCCTCTTGAAATACACTAGTTTCCTCTATAATATCTCTTACTCTCCCTTTAAATGTCCCATCTCTATAGTTTTTAAAAGACATTCTAAAAGTAAAACTAATCTCCTTCCCGCAACTTAAAAGAGATTTAACCCCCTCAATAGTTCCCATAGGCATACTATTTTTTTCTGGATTTTTAGAAACTCTCTCTATTGAAAAAACTTTAATAGCATCTTCCACTACAGAGGTATCTCCCACAGAGATATTTTTAAAAGGATCAGCTTTCGGATCTAGCCTTTTAATGTTTAAAATCCCAGCTTCAATCTCTTTAACCTTATCTGTCACCTGTTTTTTATTGGTTATAGAAAATTTTCCACTATTATCTAAAAGTACAAAAGGAGCAGTTTTACTATCTTTTTTTCTTCCAAGTTTATAATTTATATTGTCACCCTCCTCTGATAAAAAAGCCGTTCTTATGGCACCTTTTATAGAGCTTCCTTTGTATTCAGCTTTTGATTTTAACATAAGTATTAGAGGAAACACCATATTATAGTTACTTCCATCATCTTTAACTCTATTTTTTATAGCTTTAACCTCATTGAAAAAGGCTCTCAATTGAGATGTTGAAAGTCTATTGTTGTTAAACTCTTTTGCTATTTTTTCAGCCTCTTCAGTTATTAGCTCCTCTCTGATAATTCCATCTTTTAAATAACCTTTCTTTTCAAAATCGAACTCTACTTTTTGATTAAAGCTATTTCCTCTATTTCCATTATAGCCACCATTTCCTTTACTATTAAACATTGTTTACCTCCCTCAACTTTCTCACAGCATAGTTTATAGATACCCTCATATACTTGCATAGAAACTCATGATTTCTACTATCTACAAAGCCTTCATGTCCAAAGTATTTAATCAATTTTCCTAAAACCTCTTTTTTATTATCTCCAAGTTTAGGAACTATATTTCTAGATATATCATACTCAAATTTTGAAAGATACATCAACTCTTTAGAATCCCTATTTTTAAAGTAGTTTTCAGCCATACTTGTGTATTTTAGTAGTCTATATATAAAACTTTGAGAAACACCATATTTCTCCCTTAACTCTATTAAAAAATCTCCAAATTCAAAGACCTCTTTATATTTTTTCCAAGGTATATAGGTATCGAAAACTCCAATTCCATCTTTTCCACTACCCTTTACAAGACTTTCTAACTCTGTGGCCCATTTAGAGGATAAATATATAGGATCTTTATCCTTTGTTATAGCTAATCCCATAGATATTGTAAAGTTTGGATTAAATCCTACAAATCTTTGAAACTCCTGTTTTATAAAATTAGATGAAGTTATCAGTTTATCCCATGGTCCTACTATCATAAAGTCATCTCCACCAGCATAAACTACATAGTGGCTTCCAAGTGTACTTTGATTTTCTTTTAAAACTTTTGGTAACCAGTAGGAGAAGAAA
This genomic interval from Candidatus Cetobacterium colombiensis contains the following:
- the csm5 gene encoding type III-A CRISPR-associated RAMP protein Csm5 translates to MFNSKGNGGYNGNRGNSFNQKVEFDFEKKGYLKDGIIREELITEEAEKIAKEFNNNRLSTSQLRAFFNEVKAIKNRVKDDGSNYNMVFPLILMLKSKAEYKGSSIKGAIRTAFLSEEGDNINYKLGRKKDSKTAPFVLLDNSGKFSITNKKQVTDKVKEIEAGILNIKRLDPKADPFKNISVGDTSVVEDAIKVFSIERVSKNPEKNSMPMGTIEGVKSLLSCGKEISFTFRMSFKNYRDGTFKGRVRDIIEETSVFQEDLFNHLNAKARKLLDDELAFFKENKNKESEKVCKEIEKILDKITEESSEDEALIRIGQGAGFNSSTFNLYNKGRNIKINDPKTKVVTDIYPMGWALIRKK
- a CDS encoding viperin family antiviral radical SAM protein — encoded protein: MEKLAINYHLTRNCNMGCKYCFATFEEATKTNLSLVEKKLIIKKSSKYFDKMTFVGGEPLLDKDLVELIKYSKELGMTTMLVSNGSMITDNFLESLKDHLDWVSLSIDSLIEENNNFIGRKCNCFKANRESYLKLIENIKKYNYRFKINTVVSRANISENIGSFINEAMPERWKIFQVLKIEDVNEKEFEKFKVENSEFQNFIKKNITSELSNIAVAEDNDLMECSYYMINPEGKMFDNYNGKMSFSDSLLNVDVLDALDQLNISKDKFYARGGLYNWKKEF